From the genome of Gemmatimonadota bacterium:
GACCCCAGCCGCCGCAGCGGGCGAAGGCCCCGGCGGGGCCTCGGCCATACCCTACCGATCCGGTGCCGCTGATCACCAGCAGCCCCGGCCCATCGCCAAAGGCGTCGTCGAGCGCGATCATGGCGTCGGGATGCACGGCCACGTCCTCGGCCAGATCCCGGCTCATGAGCGCCTGCCAGAGGGCGTCGCGCTCCGCGTCGCGCCCCGCGCCGGCCACGCCGACGCAGAGCACCTTGGGGACCACGTGGGTCATGTCGCAGGCCGCGAGCGCGTCCTTGATGGTCGCCGCGATCATATCGGCCGACTTCTCGGCTTCCCCGGGGCGCACCGCGCTCGGGCCGCCTTCGACCGTGACGATCTCCTTCCCGGTCTCGTCGGCGACCATCACGCGCGTGCGCGAGCCGCCGCCGTCGACGCCTACGACGATCGCAGTCATGCCCCCCCCTTGGACGGAGTGGACATCGAGGGCGGAACGACGGCGGGATGAGTGAGCGACGACAGCATGCCGGTGAGGAACGTGATGGTGGTGCCGATGAGGACGTACCAAGGCCAGGCGATGGCGCCCAGCGGGCCAAGGGACTCGGCGAGCGAAGGATAAGCGGCCGAGAGCTGCTTTGCGAAGACCACGAACGTCATCGACAGGATTCCCACGGCCATCCCCGTGATCGCGTCGCGCTGGTTGGCGCGCCGCCAGCCGAGCCCGAGCGCAAAGGCGCCTAACAAGCCGCCGTAGGTGAAGGAGGCGATCGAGAGGGCGACCACGACCACCGGCGTTCCCTGGTTCTTGTAGAGGAGCGCGCCGCCGATCAGGATCACCGCCCAGCCGAGCGTGAAGAGCTTTCCCGCGCGATACACGGCAGGGTCGTCGGCCTTGCGCCCGCTCAGCGGCAGGTAGATGTCGTGTGTCGTGGCGGCGGCCAGTGAGTTGAGCGAGCCCGACACGGTGCTCATCGCGGCCGCGAGGATGGCCGCGACCACCAGACCGGTCATGCCCGGCGGCATCACCTCGATGATGAACGTCGGAAAGATCTCGTCGGGCTTGGCGAACGTGCGCGCGTCGTAGTACGCGTAGAGCCCCACCCCGATGAAGAGGAAGAGGAGGAACTGCCCCAGCACCGCGAAGCCGCTGCCGATGAGTGAACGACGGGCATCGCGCAGGTTGTTGGACGCCAGGAGCCGCTGCACGATGAGCTGGTCCGCACCATGGCTCGCCAT
Proteins encoded in this window:
- a CDS encoding sodium/solute symporter (Members of the Solute:Sodium Symporter (SSS), TC 2.A.21 as described in tcdb.org, catalyze solute:Na+ symport. Known solutes for members of the family include sugars, amino acids, nucleosides, inositols, vitamins, urea or anions, depending on the system.), producing the protein MGSFTVLDIVVLVAYMGGTTALGVWLGRGQKSARDYFVASQAIPWWAILFSVVATETSALTFISIPGLAYLGDFSFLQVVFGYIVGRIIVSYVLLPRYFQGELVTAYALLERRFGLATRRFASITFMVTRAFGDSVRVFATAIPVALILGPSIPVEYVTPVSILILGAFTLVYTYEGGMRAVVWTDVLQTGVYLAGGFAALYLIGDGVDGGWSAILSRAGAEGKLRVIDLSTDVSKPHTLWAGVIGGGFLSMASHGADQLIVQRLLASNNLRDARRSLIGSGFAVLGQFLLFLFIGVGLYAYYDARTFAKPDEIFPTFIIEVMPPGMTGLVVAAILAAAMSTVSGSLNSLAAATTHDIYLPLSGRKADDPAVYRAGKLFTLGWAVILIGGALLYKNQGTPVVVVALSIASFTYGGLLGAFALGLGWRRANQRDAITGMAVGILSMTFVVFAKQLSAAYPSLAESLGPLGAIAWPWYVLIGTTITFLTGMLSSLTHPAVVPPSMSTPSKGGA